In the Solanum pennellii chromosome 5, SPENNV200 genome, one interval contains:
- the LOC107019989 gene encoding zinc finger CCCH domain-containing protein 15-like has protein sequence MQREISTAGRGGAFSYDNGLPSPSVLSQPTAFDLTSLYSSMLFPPAGLLLDDSQPSTETTVTPVLTPRFRQNHSSQLLIDQHYQKDLMDRHNRVLSQLLETEKKTLALRQENINLKMVNFNLNNRLQLLLKASSDYGPSSGSGLDNGLRRMHVGVGHEEETSSDGHSWEDVVADRHLSPTSVMDSGRADGVDRVLLPKSISVRSNGYLKTNHAAGGSRPHNRTKSSSVNTAQRVYVKGGNKKEEEPLELDVYNQGMFKTELCNKWQETGACPYGENCQFAHGIEELRPVLRHPRYKTEVCRMVLNGDPCPYGHRCHFRHSLTDKEKLMRSLNSKMRSN, from the exons ATGCAGAGGGAAATTTCAACCGCCGGCCGCGGAGGTGCGTTCAGCTACGACAACGGACTGCCATCACCGTCGGTACTCAGCCAGCCTACCGCCTTCGATCTAACCTCTCTCTACTCATCAATGTTGTTTCCACCTGCCGGACTGTTACTCGACGACAGTCAACCGTCAACAGAGACTACAGTGACGCCGGTACTAACACCTCGATTCCGTCAAAATCACAGCTCTCAATTGCTTATCGACCAGCATTATCAAAAAGATCTAATGGATCGTCACAACAGAGTGTTATCTCAGCTACTTGAAACAGAGAAGAAAACTCTAGCTCTTCGTCAAGAGaacatcaatttgaaaatggTGAATTTCAATTTGAACAATCGACTTCAATTGCTTCTGAAAGCTTCTTCGGACTATGGGCCTTCATCGGGTTCGGGCCTGGATAATGGGCTGAGGAGGATGCATGTTGGTGTTGGACATGAAGAGGAAACATCCAGTGATGGACATTCATGGGAAGACGTAGTTGCGGATCGTCATCTAAGCCCAACTAGCGTGATGGACTCGGGTCGGGCAGATGGTGTGGATCGGGTACTATTACCCAAGAGTATTTCAGTACGTTCTAATGGTTACTTGAAAACAAATCATGCAGCTGGTGGAAGTAGGCCACATAATCGCACCAAATCATCATCAGTCAACACAGCG CAAAGGGTATATGTGAAAGGAGGAAACAAGAAGGAAGAGGAACCACTTGAATTAGATGTTTACAATCAAGGCATGTTCAAGACTGAACTGTGCAACAAATGGCAAGAAACAGGGGCATGTCCATATGGAGAAAACTGCCAATTTGCTCATGGAATTGAAGAGCTTCGTCCTGTCCTACGCCACCCACGCTACAAGACTGAGGTATGCCGTATGGTCCTTAATGGTGATCCTTGTCCTTACGGCCATCGCTGCCATTTTCGCCACAGTCTTACTGACAAGGAGAAACTCATGAGATCACTCAACAGTAAAATGAGATCAAACTAA
- the LOC107019203 gene encoding 24-methylenesterol C-methyltransferase 2-like, which produces MEFFKELLTIFFTTALLFGGGFCYCTFLLGSGEQRGKRAVQLSGGSLPKEKVQEGYDRYSSFFESGPNGKEMDSSDKVPALVDTFYDLVTDIYEWGWGQSFHFSPRIRGKSHGDATRIHEEMAVNLLNVEPGARVLDVGCGVGGPMRAIAAHSGANVVGITINEYQVERARAHNKKAGLDSMCEVVCGNFLKMPFDDNSFEGAYSIEATCHAPKLEEVYAEIYRVLKPGSFYVSYEWVTTELYNSDDPEHVEIVRGIERGDALPGLRSYKDIANIATKVGFEVIKESDLAKPPAEPWWTRLKMGRIAYWRNHVVVTVLSWLRIAPKGVVDVHDMLLVTADYLAKGGETGIFSPMHMILCRKPE; this is translated from the coding sequence ATGGAATTTTTTAAGGAATtacttactattttttttaccaCCGCCCTTCTTTTTGGCGGTGGATTTTGTTATTGTACTTTCCTTTTAGGCTCTGGGGAGCAAAGGGGTAAAAGGGCAGTTCAACTTTCTGGTGGTTCTTTACCTAAAGAGAAAGTTCAAGAAGGGTATGATCGATATTCGTCATTTTTCGAGAGTGGACCTAACGGAAAAGAAATGGACTCCTCCGACAAAGTCCCCGCCCTTGTTGACACATTTTATGATCTCGTCACCGATATATACGAGTGGGGTTGGGGCCAGTCTTTCCACTTCTCTCCTCGTATCCGGGGAAAATCCCATGGCGATGCCACGCGTATTCATGAGGAAATGGCGGTTAATCTCTTGAATGTGGAGCCCGGAGCCCGTGTCCTTGATGTTGGTTGTGGGGTTGGTGGCCCAATGCGGGCCATCGCAGCCCACTCAGGTGCAAATGTTGTTGGCATCACTATTAATGAGTACCAAGTGGAACGGGCCCGGGCCCACAACAAAAAGGCCGGGCTTGACTCTATGTGTGAGGTTGTTTGTGGCAATTTCCTAAAAATGCCCTTTGATGACAATAGTTTCGAGGGAGCTTACTCCATCGAAGCTACATGTCATGCACCTAAACTCGAAGAAGTATACGCAGAAATCTATCGGGTATTAAAGCCCGGATCATTCTATGTCTCCTACGAGTGGGTCACAACTGAATTATACAATTCTGACGATCCTGAACATGTGGAGATAGTTCGAGGGATTGAAAGAGGAGATGCATTGCCTGGGTTGAGAAGCTACAAGGACATTGCTAACATCGCAACCAAAGTAGGTTTTGAGGTGATTAAAGAGAGCGATTTAGCTAAACCACCCGCAGAGCCATGGTGGACACGACTCAAGATGGGGAGGATCGCTTACTGGAGGAACCATGTCGTGGTAACGGTGCTTTCTTGGCTCAGGATCGCCCCTAAGGGCGTCGTTGATGTCCACGACATGTTGTTAGTGACAGCTGATTATTTGGCTAAAGGAGGTGAAACTGGCATTTTCAGTCCTATGCATATGATTCTATGCAGGAAGCCAGAATAA